A stretch of DNA from Carassius carassius chromosome 22, fCarCar2.1, whole genome shotgun sequence:
acacacacccggagcagtgggcagccatttatgatgCAGCAAGTTTAGCAGTTGGGGGATCggagccttgctcaagggcacctcagttgtggtattgccggcctgagactcaaacccacaagtTTAGGATTAGGAGTCTATGGAAGattatgggtagcgatattcaatttggaatgtaatatgtaaaatgacaatgcaatatgtaaaatggcaatgcatttctgtatttatatttacattttccaatacatttgtgcaatgtatggtgcaaaatgaaaatgaaaattaaattacataattttcatttgccatttcacacacattttaattttaattttgcaacttataaagcgttaaaattagtattcattttacatattaaaactagtgtgtgaaatggcaaattaaaattatgtaatttcattttcattttgcaccaaacgttgcacaaatgtattggaaaatgtaaatgtaaatacagaaatgcattgccattttacatattgcattatcattttgcatattacattccaaattgaatattgctacccatatgcttccataggagtcaaactctctaaccactaggccacgacttcctcaaTGTATAATCTTAATTATGACCACACTGGTTTGAAGTGCATACTTTTTACCATTTACTACACGTTGTTATTCTGCTCATTATTTCCCTACAGCAGCTAATGAACCAaaagtctcacacattcacagaaaattaaTTTTGTGTCGAAAAATAATGTGGATAAATGATCCTTGTGTTTCTCTTGTGCTTTGTCAGCTGTTGAATGTATTGGTGTTTGTTTTGCCTGTGTTTCTCTTCCGTGTGTTACTTCTATTAAACTGCAGTTAGATCTGATCTCAGCCAGCTTTCTCCAGCACATCCCAATACTCATGTAAATATGTGAAGGGTGATTAAAAATGTAGCTCTGTGCATCTCACCTGTTAAACCTCGAGAGCTCTGTCTAttaatgatgacatcatcataatTCTCTGGTGTGTTCACTACAAATGCAAATATGAGTCAATTTAAGTGTAAACCAAAAACCCATTGAATAAGGAATTTTAAATATGATCTGTAATGGTCTTGATTGTAGAgtgatattatttttaaaatattgatcAAGTAAAACACCTTTTTTAATATCAGAGTTGTGTCCACTCGTCATGACATCATCATAACTCTCAGGTGTGTCTTCTACAAATTCACACATTCATCACAGACACACATTCATTACATTTAGACGCATTTGAAATATCTATcttaaatatactgtaatattttgatttaaaagtattttatatgCTGTTGTAGAATAAGAAAGTGACACCTGTCTCACGATCTGGTTTCAGTCCGtcagtgatgacatcatcatagtATACCGGAGTGATTTCCTTCACCATCTCTTCTGCATCAACACACAATATGTTTGGATAAAAAGGCCAAAATATGTTGTTACTGCAGATCATAagactgaaaatgtattatatttcatCTGGTAATGAATCATGTGATCAATTTAAAAGGTCATCATCATAATATGCAGTATTAAACTCTTTTGCTAAAAAAGGAGAGCTCACTGTTAATATACAAGTTAACAGCAGGATTTGAATAGTATTGAGTCATTTACCAAATATAATTTAGAATTATTAGTTACAGTTAAtcattataaaatgtgtttttttttttaaattgcggaATAATTATGTGTTTCAGCTCTCTAACCTGAGAGAAGCTCATCAGCATCTTCATACCCAGAATGCAGTTCTTCAGAGATAAGACTCCCTGTTAAAGGAGAATAGAATAGTCAGAAACATGTTCATCATTACAAACAGACTGAATCATCATTTCCTAAAGATTATAAAACATTGTGTTAGCGACAACACAACAAATTACTTTATTACTTAAAGCATTCAAGAAATAAATCCCATGTTGTTTAGGCCTATTAGCAAACTTATGAAACCATTTCTTACTTCCAGAAATATACACAggaagagacaaacacacagacacacacacacttgcatctACTGTACATGTACAAACATATAAGTCCCTGCTTATGACCCTCTAAAAATACACACAGGAAGAGACGCtgactggcacacacacacacacacacacacacacacacagacacaccccccccccccccctctctctctctctctctctctctctcacacacacacataaacatgcacCTGCAGCTCTGTGGTTTTCTGTCAGGAATTCTGTGGTTTGAAGCAGGATGTTTAACAGGACTAATAATAGATGAACATCTACTGCCTGACAGACTCTTATTAATGATATTAAATGAGATTGATGGCTCATGTCTCACCCCTCTGAGTGAAGTGATTGTGTCTGTGCTGAATCTCCTCATAAACGGCCTCAGACATCGTCCTGTGTCTCCTCTTAGAGAGAGCTGTGAGTGTAGACAGACAAACCTGCTGTCAGTTCACAACACATGACTGATCACACACTGAATAAGACACAATATGACAGTCTCTGGATCTCTCCTACCTCTCCTCATCACTCTGTTCTGCTGAATCAGTATAAGCAGTGGCACTAAGAGCAGTAAGAGCACAACTCCCAGAACAATCACTAGCACTGGGGGAGACACTGGTGGAGGAGTTTGTGGAGGAGAGACTGATGTGTAGCGCACTGGAGGAGAAACTGGAGAAGAAGCTGACGAAGTTGAGACAGGAGTAGTTGACACTGACAAATCTGACAAGTCTgtcaaaacaaacacattaataATCATGCAAATGACCGAATAAAAACTAGTATTGCTATTACTTTTATTagcactaaaattattaaaaaaaaaaatgctgtgacCTGCACAGGTGAGTGTAACAAGCTTCTTGCGGGAGCAGTCAGTGTGGTTATTCAGGGAAAGAGGACAGTCCCACAGGTGAATCTCATTCCCTCTGCACTCGACTTTGTTCATCCACACAACACCTTCACCTGCACCAAAGACTGAATTGCCATCAGCCCCCAGTGCTGCTCCACAACCCAGCTGCCTGCAGACCACCTGAGCATCGCTGATGTCCCAGTGATCATCACAGACTGAGCCCCACACGGCGTTATGATACACCTCCAGCCTCCCAGAGCACCGGCCGTCCCCTCCACGCAGTCTGAGAGGAACAtgatctaaaacacacacaaaagcattGACCAACTTCAGCACACCGTTtacaaaaaagtgataataacaataaaatcataataaactTACTTGAACACTGTCTCTTGTATGGAGATGGTGAGGTAGAACATGTCAGAAAACTCTTAGGCGACTCAAGAATCTGATCCTCTgagattataattttaaaatgtcatttactattgaatagaataaaataattaaaatataaaaaagatatccagttaaatatcatcttacttgAGCAGGTGATTTTGGCCACTTCATCATTATCACAGTCATTCTGTCCCCAGAGTGAAGATGGACACTGCCACAGATATGAATCATGTAGACGACACTTAAGATTATCAAGCCAGTTATGAGACTTCAGTCCCTCTGAATTACCGGGTTCACTTCCAGATCTTCCACAGTTCAGCTCTTGACAGATCAGACTCGCTGTGTCTCTGTCCATCTGGTTGTAACACACATTACCCCAGGATCCATTGTAGAAGACCTCCACATTCCCTTCACAGCCCTCAGTTAACCTGATCTCTTTAAATTCTAGATGAAAAAGAATGAGAATCAACCTCAACCCTCATGGAATGACTATGTTTTAATTAGGGATGGGAATCATATAGAATTTAAAGTTTCTTATACTGATTCCACCTAACAATAAGGTTTACTTAATTGTtccattaatgattattttacgtataaaaaaacacataaaatacttcatttcttaatataaataaaatactaatattgaCTAAATGCACAATGCATATCTTTAGCTACACATAGTCATATGAACATGCAGTCTGTACTAAACTAAATTGATTTAAGTCTCAAAGTTAATTGTAAACTGtatgtttgattcactaaaaataacagactGATTAGAGATTAGTTTGAGAATCGAGCTAGACACGCTGTGTGTTTTGTGCTGATTCAGTAGTGTCATATTGCATTGTAGACGAGTGAGTACTTTAGAAAACttcaaaagtaaaaagaaaaatgattattaacattattgtttACCTGAGCACACGACTCCTACGTCCTCCTTGTGTTGACAGTCATGTTTTCCCCAGCCTGGAGAAGAGCAGCTCCACAGGGACGTCTCATTCCCCTCACACTCCACCTCATCCAGCCATATGGGTCCAGAACCAGGACCAAACCAGGCTGGTACCTGCTGGTTACTGAGGGCAACTCCACACTGCAGCTGTCTGCACACCACATGAGCATCTTTAATATCCCAGGAGTCATCACACACTGTCCCCCATGAGCCGCTGTGAAAAACCTCCAGCCTCCCTGCACAGTCTCCCCCAGAACCCACCAGCCTGATGGACCCCCGACCTGATATTCAGAgacagaaaaacacattattgatcACAAACAACTGAAGAATCTGCCCAGATGTTGTTGTTCTCACCAAAGTTTGTGACTGACAGCTGTTGTGTGGAGCTGCAGTTGAGAGTTTGTGGAGAGCTGCAGTTTCCCAGATGAGCTTCACTGTCTGGAGAGAGTATTTATTTGTCATTCAATATTTAtctaaaatatactatatttgtCAAAATGTGTATGAAAACCCATGACTTCAGTGTGGTGTGAATTTGCTCACTAGAGCAGATGACTCCAACATCTCGTTTATGAGAACATTCAGCTCGACTCCATGAAGAGATGGAACATTCTGAGAGTTTAGTTTCATTCCCGTCACAATCAAACACATCAGCCCAGATGTCATCGTTTCCCTCTCCAAACCAGTGTGATCCCACAACAGACACAGCAATCCCACAATTCAGCTGTCTACAGAGAACACTGGCAGCTCTcatatcccagcatgcatcacaCACTGTGCCCGAATCATTGAGGAACTGAAGCTCCACTCTTCCAGAACAAGAGTCTGAACCGTTTACCAGCCTGAGATCAGTGTAACCTGGACAAACAAGTGACAGCTTATTTAAACAGTGTAAAACTATAGTCAAGATAACTTTGGAATACAAGAAcagtatattatgtatgtatataattcaTCTAAAGTGTTTGACCAAATGTTTATACTCAACCAGAACAGATCACTCCCACATCATTGTCATGGGAACAGCTCTGCATCTGGGAAGTCGATTGTTGACAGATGTGTATTTGAGATTCACTTCCTCTGCACTGAATCTCCTCTGACCAAACACGGTCTTTCCCTTTACcaaaagcagctgctcccagcacctgtacaggagccccacaTTTCATctctctacacacaacctctgcatcctTCTGGTCAAAGGCAGCGTCACACACTGAACCCCATCCTTCAGAACGAAACATTTCCACTCTTCCAGAACACAGGTGAAACCCATCCAAAAGTCGAAGTCTTTGCTCTGAGTCTTCGAATTATAAGGACAGcaacaaaattatatttaggATTAACAACTATTTAAGATAATGCAAATGGTGAGAAAATGTTTAGGAAAAGATTTAGGGGGTGACAATTTTACATttgttaaaaattttaattatttgttcattatttttatttgataccATAATTTATTGTTCCAACCCACACACTCTCAGAGGTTTTTGAATTTGTACAGTACATACTAAAATAGTGTACTTTTAAAAAAGgcagattttttttaactttttttttgcagtgacgTATGAAACAGCTTACCTGAGCAGATGACTCCAGCATCTTCTTGATGACCACAGCCATCACTAACACCCCATCCTCTTGATCTACAGTTCTTCAGTGTTGACTCTGATCCACTACAGGCCACATCATCCATCAAGATTTTACCTAATCCTCGTCCAAACTGAGCTTCATATGTTGCTTTAACAGCCCtcccacagtccagctctctacacaccactTCAGCATCAGCAATATCCCAGTAATcatcacacactgttccccactgaccATCATGATGAACCTCCACTCGACCATCACAGATACTATTACCATTCACCAACCTCACATTCACACTGTCTGTCAGTTCAGGAGAGACCACAAATAtgctaaataaatttaaataattaataaaaattctgAATACAGAACAGagatttttttatctttcttttttttttttagatatatattaATTCTGAGTGTATACTTACCGGCTGTAATGAGTGACACAAAAGACGATACAAAAATATATGCCAGATAGCTCTCCATTTCACTATACTCTCAGACAGTTCAGAACACAGCACAAGTTTCTCCTCTGCTCCctcaaacacactgaagaaacTGGCTCCTGTCAGCcccctaaagagagagagagagactcacagCTGCCAATGACACTCACTGTTACCTTATTAGACACAACAGAGGAAATCATCAAACACAATCAGTGACAAATCAGAAagcagcatttttattttctccatatATATCATTAAAGTGTGAGCACTGATGAGCGGGACTCCTCCTCCAGCGTGAAGAGACACTTCACTGAGGACAGACTCGTGTCAGTCAGAAGTCAGTGTGGAGATAAAGTCACACTAAACTTAAAGCAGATTGATCCAGAAACACTGCAGCTTATATTCAGCATCAAAACCTGAACCTGAACACAGCAGACACAAGCACTGATGACTGAATTCTGTAACACTTCAAACACTTACACAAACTTACTAGAACCACTTTCTCATGACTAATTTTAatgaaaagaacattttaatctcACTGTTTCTagataaattatgcataatattaCTGTTAGTGGATTTTACTAATTTTGTTATTTCATTCTAATCaaggaaataataaaatatgattacaacatAGTATACACTATATTTTTGCTAAAGATATTATGATGcgcttttaatacattaaatattatcTACTTTCATTAAGTATAACAAGAAGAAAATGACAGCAATAATCATGTGCGTTAATATTGTAATGATGCATTTTTCCAGAAGATGgcagcaaaacattttttattgtaaagATGAGGTATAATGTATAATACTGTATTACAAGACAGCCTCTCTTATATGgaatgcaaaatttgccaaaataataaataaataagtataaaaagaaaaggaaagaaagaaagaattcaaCTTATTTATGCATAATTGTATttttccaaatgtatttatttttaatttatttatttatacatttatttcctaatgtatttattatttttatatgtatttatgtcacatttaaataaatgtgaatatgtataaatgttgaaataaatggaaataagtgtataaataaatgggggggggggggggggggttgaaatatttggaaaaatgtaactacatatatacatatatatatatatatatatctatatctatatatatatatatatatatatatatattcatttagcagacacttttatccaaagcgacttacaaatgaggacagtggaagcaatcaaaaacaacaataagagcaatgatatataagtgctataataaGTCTCAAATAGcgtaacacagtacacgtagcaagggcttttaaataatataataaataaaaagaaaacagatagaatataaaaagaataaagcaagctagtgttagaggtctttacatatatatgtatatatatatacatatatatgtatatatatatatatatatatgtatatatatatatatatatatatatatatatatatatgtatatatatatatatatatatgtgtgtgtgtgtgtgtgtgtgtgtgtgtgtgtgtgtgtttgtgtttatatatatatatacacacacacacacacacaattgcataataaatgaaaagaaaatagaatacaaaaagattagaaaggtagttaaatttttttttaaagaatacaatTAGAATAGtaagtgctaaagttagagggtcaaataaagatggaagagatgggttttaatccaattcttgaagatggttaagATTGGTTAAGATGattgctcagattgagttggggagaAAATTCCACCAGGAGgggacatttaatttaaaagtccgtaaaagtgactttgtgcttctttgggatggcacgatcaagcgacgttcacttgcagaatgcaagcttctataATAATCAGCATGtcctgaaagaaagggcctgttcttcttgatgttgaataaagcaaatctgcaggaccgaaAACTTTTAGCAATTtgatctgagaaagtcagctgatcatctaTCATAACTCCAatgcttctggctgtttttgaaggagttatggttgatgtgcctaacttgatggtgaaagtgtgatgaaacgatgggtttgcacAAGCATTCAACAAAAGCACAAAGGTGTGTAGCGTTCATTTCAGACCTGATGACTTTATGGAAGGGGCtcatctgaaaagaaaaaagtgttttCCCTACACTGTTTGAGTGGAACCATTACCAGGAGCAGCCACCGAGGTTGATTGTTTGGGAACATCGAGAGAGACCACTGACCCCTGATCCTGACTCGGACGTAGACCAAGAAGATATGGACCTTGGTGTCAAgtgaagtcacctttatttatatagcgctttaaactaaatacaatgcttcaaagcaactgaataacattcattatgaaaacagtgtgtcaataatgcaaaatgacagttaaaggcagttcatcattgaatcagtgatgtcatctctgttcagtttaaatagtgtctgtgcaatcatttgcaatcaagtcaacgatatcgctgtaaatgaagtgaccccaaccgagcaagccagaggcaacagcagcaaggaactgaaacttcatcagtgacagaatggagaaaaaaaaccttgggagaaaccaggcagttcaattccaggctgcagcaaagtcagatttgaTGTGGAGAGGACTCAGTTCCCAAAGCTGCAGCTGTGGACATGGTTCTACATGAATAAGAGGAGTTAAAAAGGGAGATAGAAAATGTGTGGAAGCAGTTGGAGCAAACAAAGATCATACACAGCTTTGTTCTCAAGAGATTTGCTGGGACATATGCTAGAAAGGACATACACTTTTATACAAGGTAAGATTATATTGCCTGTGGTAAGCATTTGTAATAGCGTTGCCATTGTCCTGAAAACACTACTCCACGTTTCTGATAAATTTGATTGGAGTTTTATACGCTAGCTACACGTAGCCTAGGCAGCCTAAAAgtgactaaaataacactgaccaaaataataaaaacaaggtACACTAACATAATTAAAAGTATGAACACCAGCTGTTTTCTTCAACAGCAACCAGAGTTAGTTTAATCCTACATACCAAATTCCATAATTGTCATAATTGACTCAATATTGCAAGATTGTTGTATCAGTTACTTGTAGTTCAGCATTCCTATTTCCTAAATTTTAAACTTACTACAAAGCTACGTATAAATATTTTATGCCATGTGAGAACCAATGCACAGTTCTTTCTTGAGAGATTTGCAACATACAACCACCTGATTGCCTCCTGGGAACTGATTCACGAGTtcatgcttacatataattagctgaggtatggtatgcatatttggcatgctgtccggggaagggctccgagctcgggaatggcccgaacctagagtacccccacTTTCccatctatttataaagtgaactcaaagtgaggagatggggtggaggagggatgctgataaaccatcagttgatagaggtaagtcagcgatatttatactatgggattgattacttgattatggtccacctgtgttgattaggctaagtatctgatgcgctcctcccgaatcttgttaataaaacatcatttcacgagatcacgcttacatataattagctgaggtatggtatgcatatttggcgtgctgtccggggaagggctccgagctcgggaatggcccaaaCCTAGAGGACAGCCACCAGTTTAAAGAATGCCCCCCAAAagtagcatagagtactggcagAGGCTGATTTTGATTTTCTGAGAAGTTGTCTCGTTGGCAGGCCGGAAGAGCCTACGTACTCCGATGAAGCGAcgtctcgccagacgtctgaagggagcgcacgcatcagacgggtaagcttTGCCAGACGGGCAGAGtgaaaaggaaaacccgactgggagggctctcgcggcatccgatggggcatcaTACTCAGAACatcaaacgggtaagcctcgccaggcagGTGTGAGGATAgctgagagggttttttttttttttgcaggatttggcaaGAGGTTGAGACTTGTAGCGTCAgatggttaagcctcgcctaccgtcaaatggaaaggaaAGTTGCGTGGCCGACCGTAGAATGGAAAGGTaaaggttgtctggccaggaggctgtCGCCAGCATCCGAAAGGAGCAcacacatcgaacgggtaagcctcgctgaccatagaaaaggaaaaggtaaggttgtctaaccgggaggctcttgccggcgtccgaagggagcactgAAGGCCAGCCTCTCTGGATGTGAGACGGAAGAGGTAACATtaagtggccaggaggctctcgccagcatccaacggggacttcctgttcccggaATCGACTGGGTAAGCCTTGCAGGCCATggaatggaaaaggtaagtttgtgtggctGTGAGGCTCTCGTCGACGTCTTATGGGAGTTCGCTACTCACGGCATGAGACGGGTAAGCTTTGACGACCGTAGGATGAAaggagtgtttgtttgtgtgtttgatacTTGCGGCATCGGACGGCTCGCATATTGGGTAGATCGGCATCGAACaggtaagcctcgctggccaaaagacggaaaaggtaaggttgtatagccgggaggctctcacctACCTCCAATGGGAGCCCCGACTCCATGCATtgaatgggtaaacctctccgtacatAAGATGGAACGGCTAGTAGGGTAGGCGGGGTACTCTCACCTatgtccgaagggagtgtgagctcctggcaatgaacgggtaagccttgctgacCGCAgaatagaaaaggtaaggttgtctagccgggaggttcTTGTCGACATCcaatgggagctcgagctcctggcataGAAGAGGGAAGCCTCACTGACCATAGGATAGAAAAGGATAAGGTTATCTAGCCGGGAGGCTATTGCCGGCATCCGGTGGGAGTTTAAAAACTTACAACACCGGATGGGTAAGTCTCTCCGTCCATCGGAGGGAAAATGTAAGATTGTTTTAGCTGCGAAGCACTCATTAGTGTTCTTAAAGCTTAATGTTGATGTATTGGATGCGTGCGTCTCACCGACtgaaaggatatatatatatatatttttttcttctttttttttatatcggGTTAATTGGGCATTAATCGGGTAAGCTTcactggtggtcggatggaaaggccaagattgcttaagcaggaaagctcttgcagcatctgacaggagtttaatacttgcgatgtcatacgagtaagctttgctggtaattgaacggagaaggcaaaggttgtCTCAACCGGGAGCAGtctgacagggagttcgatactaagaacaatttggttgtctacgagggtagacgctgtgaggcttacttgaataattgtttagcaaatccaatgagctgcttccgataatgagtcaGAAAATCTTGGTGCGGTCATTGTACTCAAAATTaagtgtacaaaaaataaattgaatttcctgtgccagtgtaccccgaaTAGGTGCCACGAATCAGCGTTATGGTCATTGTCGAATCGTCATATTGTCGGCacgtgagatcgatggtacatatcgacgatgtaatcgtgcatgggtggagtaagagaaagattctttattcttgtcatagcttactatttgccattttaaccatgcaggtgcacgaaaaagagcctatggaatcaccgataatcgaaaaatatactttcagacgtactgataaactggcattaaatgcagtgctgagatggaaTAGCGGAGCAGTTTGATAGCTGAATTATGGTAAGCtgcctaataatgataataaaaaacgttGATAGGAGAATGAGcataatatcgtcttgactatcgtcgatacgTGATACtctcaccgcaacctaggatgcatggcataaCTTTGAAGCGGAGGTGATGTCaatgtgatgtgtgtgttttttttgttttagtctttTGCACCTTGGGCCGCCTGCagagcttgcttcggctgctgtagatttTGGCTGcgggaagagaaaaaggataacatttgatggggcaagctaaaaatgaatgggtagcctactgtgttgccagcttagcaattggttgcctgatttggcAGTTCCTCAAGCCTTGTTCACATTagtatgttcctgttggaaaagcatctttcctcttaTTTGGCCTCCAGCCTTTTTAAACGGTCTCCAGAGCGGATAcatttggaacgctgttttcacattgtagtatggactgtgtaAACAGATGCTTtgaaaacgatgaagcatgtttagtcttgttaAACATTGTACCTTACCAGTCgcccccccatttttggcatagagacagaaatgacatacccaaaataaaaatgtttctgatcATGattttctgactagatacataatcaacgtTTATCCACAAatctgacacttcaaagtttactgttcaggaatcagaatcattttcctgacataaattacaaaataactgtcactgcaacaatgttttatcaaaacattggtcaaatatcgaagctagagtctttaaactttccattgatgcacagtttgtccagatcaagtaagagagtaatgtttaatgtgctgtgaaagggaaacaataataaactggggccctCGGCAATGCTTGCAAGCAAAGGGGTTAATTGCaattatgtgctattcacttccatgttgtttctaaagatatttacttgcctgctgttcgtattacggtccttaaaaaggcaacagaaattttactcacacttgctgtcctgcatcaaaacatgagggcagttgcgttttaaatgaattttttgtGATCACGccagtgaatggtgaaataggtccctaaataaatggtcctgccagaataattgtatgaaacttatgtctgtatcatctcagtgaggtttaaacgtgcacggtaaggcaaatgtaatgtctttggacatttcagtgtggatgaagactctggaaataatgccttggcttcatggttaaaagtggcatcatcaTCCGACGGAACTACGTCATGAcgtcatttaacaaactttagccgcgaacctgcttttagcgtCTTCGtctgaaaatgtattgatttacgacACAAGCGgcctgcgccgctagaggaagcggcctcaaactgcacatagacagtaaaagaaatggacacagcgactccattggattcaacggagacaagtgaattcaattagaagcacgcacttcctgggggtcaagtgtactgcgcagactcaaactgagcttgatgacataaatgtcacgtgagcaacctgtaagtcttctaaccgctgtgccaagagaaatctgaatcacccaccgaatcttgcagacgttgttgaataattttgtcccgttgcttttatggacttaCTATGGGCTTCttccttgacttcatgcctccacgccCCCCCGATtacctcatagacagtaaaagattgacTGCGagtttctcctcctgtccata
This window harbors:
- the LOC132098562 gene encoding antigen WC1.1; translated protein: MESYLAYIFVSSFVSLITADSVNVRLVNGNSICDGRVEVHHDGQWGTVCDDYWDIADAEVVCRELDCGRAVKATYEAQFGRGLGKILMDDVACSGSESTLKNCRSRGWGVSDGCGHQEDAGVICSDSEQRLRLLDGFHLCSGRVEMFRSEGWGSVCDAAFDQKDAEVVCREMKCGAPVQVLGAAAFGKGKDRVWSEEIQCRGSESQIHICQQSTSQMQSCSHDNDVGVICSGYTDLRLVNGSDSCSGRVELQFLNDSGTVCDACWDMRAASVLCRQLNCGIAVSVVGSHWFGEGNDDIWADVFDCDGNETKLSECSISSWSRAECSHKRDVGVICSNSEAHLGNCSSPQTLNCSSTQQLSVTNFGRGSIRLVGSGGDCAGRLEVFHSGSWGTVCDDSWDIKDAHVVCRQLQCGVALSNQQVPAWFGPGSGPIWLDEVECEGNETSLWSCSSPGWGKHDCQHKEDVGVVCSEFKEIRLTEGCEGNVEVFYNGSWGNVCYNQMDRDTASLICQELNCGRSGSEPGNSEGLKSHNWLDNLKCRLHDSYLWQCPSSLWGQNDCDNDEVAKITCSKDQILESPKSFLTCSTSPSPYKRQCSNHVPLRLRGGDGRCSGRLEVYHNAVWGSVCDDHWDISDAQVVCRQLGCGAALGADGNSVFGAGEGVVWMNKVECRGNEIHLWDCPLSLNNHTDCSRKKLVTLTCADLSDLSVSTTPVSTSSASSPVSPPVRYTSVSPPQTPPPVSPPVLVIVLGVVLLLLLVPLLILIQQNRVMRRALSKRRHRTMSEAVYEEIQHRHNHFTQRGSLISEELHSGYEDADELLSG